The following proteins are encoded in a genomic region of Necator americanus strain Aroian chromosome II, whole genome shotgun sequence:
- a CDS encoding hypothetical protein (NECATOR_CHRII.G4728.T2), whose protein sequence is MGWKEKVGKDVAGKRVLVIGAGGIGCELLKNIALTGFRDIHVIDMDTIDVSNLNRQFLFRREHVGRPKAEVATEAIRQMCPDVNITFDLDNIFSSKFNIPFFQQFFMVMNALDNRAARNHVNRMCLAAKVPLLESGSSGYLGQVRPIIRDRTECYECVPKPPQEKTFPGCTIRNTPSEHIHCTVWSKHAFNQLFGELDIDDDISPDLTDKGDRGDDSDTKKDCEMTASDDHANAKNTANGTAPDDNSNGQSSENSEREKPISTRAWAESVNYDPEEIFDKLFNDDIVYLLRMEHLWRERRAPVPIKKANAVAESMSSSSASASSVNDVNKVWSVAECADVFCDSVAALSKRKNGLTRDSVLHWDKDDEDAMRFVASCANIRASIFGIPRKSLFEIKSMAGNIIPAIATTNAIVAGMVVIEAMKIIFEKLDKLKVVFINRAPNPRGKILVDQVPFPPNPHCFVCSDKRECFVKLNPEEMTVKALQDKVLKGALNMVAPDVMEATTSRIVISSEEGETTHLEAKTLSELSIGNGCMLMCDDFQQKLELKLILSECKSMKGDEFEVLQDSAEAKETKEEENVRWRGCCEACKAIKYTRRNDFVPSSRHYFHYLSNGEGFCGWWIHLKFS, encoded by the exons ATGGGCTGGAAGGAGAAAGTAGGTAAGGACGTTGCTGGAAAACGCGTGCTGGTTATTGGCGCTGGAGGAATAGGATGTGAGCTGTTGAAGAATATAGCGTTGACAGGATTCAGAGACATACATGTG ATAGATATGGATACTATAGATGTCAGCAATCTCAACCgccaatttctttttcgtcgAGAACATGTTGGAAGACCAAAAGCAGAAGTTGCCACAGAAGCAATTCGTCAAATGTGTCCCGATGTCAACATCACTTTTGATCTGGACAACATTTTCAG CTCTAAATTCAACATTCCGTTCTTCCAACAATTCTTTATGGTTATGAATGCTTTGGATAATAGAG ctgCTCGTAATCATGTGAACAGAATGTGCCTAGCCGCCAAAGTTCCCTTACTCGAAAGTGGGTCTTCAGGATATTTGGGACAG GTCAGACCAATCATACGTGATCGTACGGAGTGTTATGAATGCGTCCCGAAACCACCACAGGAGAAAACGTTCCCCGGTTGTACCATCCGCAACACTCCCAGTGAACATATCCACTGCACAGTATGGTCAAAACATGCGTTCAA TCAACTGTTTGGCGAACTCGACATTGATGACGACATTTCGCCTGATCTTACTGATAAGGGCGACCGTGGAGACGATTCTGACACTAAAAAGGACTGCGAAATGACCGCTAGTGATGACCATGCCAATGCAAAGAATACGGCTAACGGTACAGCTCCGGATGACAACAGCAACGGGCAATCTAGCGAGAATTCGGAACGGGAAAAACCAATCAGTACACGAGCTTGGGCAGAAAGTGTTAACTATGATCCAGAGGAGATATTCGATAAG CTTTTCAACGACGACATTGTTTATCTTCTTCGCATGGAACATTTATGGCGCGAAAGACGTGCACCTGTTCCTATTAAGAAAGCAAATGCTGTGGCGGAAAGTATGTCTTCGTCATCGGCATCTGCGTCATCTGTCAATGATGTCAATAAG GTGTGGTCGGTCGCTGAATGCGCAGACGTGTTCTGCGACAGTGTAGCAGCTCTGAGCAAACGTAAGAACGGGCTAACAAGAGACTCAGTACTGCATTGGGATAAAGATGACGAAGATGCAATGCGTTTTGTGGCTTCTTGTGCAAATATTCGTGCAAGTATTTTCGGAATTCCACGTAAATCATTGTTTGAGATCAAAT CGATGGCCGGAAATATCATTCCTGCTATTGCGACCACAAATGCAATAGTAGCCGGCATGGTTGTTATCGAAGCAATGaagataatttttgaaaaacttgacAAGCTGAAAGTAGTGTTCATTAATCGCGCTCCGAATCCTAGGGGAAAG ATTTTGGTCGACCAGGTCCCTTTTCCACCTAATCCTCACTGCTTTGTATGTTCCGATAAACGGGAATGCTTTGTCAAATTGAATCCGGAAGAGATGACTGTGAAAGCTCTGCAAGACAAG GTACTGAAAGGTGCGCTCAACATGGTTGCTCCTGATGTCATGGAGGCAACTACCTCACGTATTGTTATTAGTAGCGAAGAAGGGGAGACTACTC ATCTCGAGGCGAAGACACTGTCAGAACTATCCATAGGGAACGGTTGCATGTTGATGTGTGATGATTTCCAGCAAAAACTAGAGCTTAAGTTAATTCTAAGCGAGTGCAAATCTATGAAAGGAGATGAATTTGAA GTACTACAAGACAGTGCAGAAGCGAAAGAAACTAAAGAGGAAGA AAATGTCCGATGGCGAGGTTGCTGCGAAGCGTGTAAAGCTATAAAATATAC CCGTCGTAATGATTTCGTTCCCTCGTCACGGCATTATTTCCACTATCTCAGCAATGGAGAAGGGTTTTGTGGCTGGTGGATTCATCTCAAATTTAGTTGA
- a CDS encoding hypothetical protein (NECATOR_CHRII.G4728.T1): MDSMDSKLNLDFLLYFEMGWKEKVGKDVAGKRVLVIGAGGIGCELLKNIALTGFRDIHVIDMDTIDVSNLNRQFLFRREHVGRPKAEVATEAIRQMCPDVNITFDLDNIFSSKFNIPFFQQFFMVMNALDNRAARNHVNRMCLAAKVPLLESGSSGYLGQVRPIIRDRTECYECVPKPPQEKTFPGCTIRNTPSEHIHCTVWSKHAFNQLFGELDIDDDISPDLTDKGDRGDDSDTKKDCEMTASDDHANAKNTANGTAPDDNSNGQSSENSEREKPISTRAWAESVNYDPEEIFDKLFNDDIVYLLRMEHLWRERRAPVPIKKANAVAESMSSSSASASSVNDVNKVWSVAECADVFCDSVAALSKRKNGLTRDSVLHWDKDDEDAMRFVASCANIRASIFGIPRKSLFEIKSMAGNIIPAIATTNAIVAGMVVIEAMKIIFEKLDKLKVVFINRAPNPRGKILVDQVPFPPNPHCFVCSDKRECFVKLNPEEMTVKALQDKVLKGALNMVAPDVMEATTSRIVISSEEGETTHLEAKTLSELSIGNGCMLMCDDFQQKLELKLILSECKSMKGDEFEVLQDSAEAKETKEEESRKRKSTALPEMSDGEVAAKRVKL, from the exons ATGGATAGTATGGACAGTAAGCTCAATCTAG ACTTCCTACTGTACTTCGAGATGGGCTGGAAGGAGAAAGTAGGTAAGGACGTTGCTGGAAAACGCGTGCTGGTTATTGGCGCTGGAGGAATAGGATGTGAGCTGTTGAAGAATATAGCGTTGACAGGATTCAGAGACATACATGTG ATAGATATGGATACTATAGATGTCAGCAATCTCAACCgccaatttctttttcgtcgAGAACATGTTGGAAGACCAAAAGCAGAAGTTGCCACAGAAGCAATTCGTCAAATGTGTCCCGATGTCAACATCACTTTTGATCTGGACAACATTTTCAG CTCTAAATTCAACATTCCGTTCTTCCAACAATTCTTTATGGTTATGAATGCTTTGGATAATAGAG ctgCTCGTAATCATGTGAACAGAATGTGCCTAGCCGCCAAAGTTCCCTTACTCGAAAGTGGGTCTTCAGGATATTTGGGACAG GTCAGACCAATCATACGTGATCGTACGGAGTGTTATGAATGCGTCCCGAAACCACCACAGGAGAAAACGTTCCCCGGTTGTACCATCCGCAACACTCCCAGTGAACATATCCACTGCACAGTATGGTCAAAACATGCGTTCAA TCAACTGTTTGGCGAACTCGACATTGATGACGACATTTCGCCTGATCTTACTGATAAGGGCGACCGTGGAGACGATTCTGACACTAAAAAGGACTGCGAAATGACCGCTAGTGATGACCATGCCAATGCAAAGAATACGGCTAACGGTACAGCTCCGGATGACAACAGCAACGGGCAATCTAGCGAGAATTCGGAACGGGAAAAACCAATCAGTACACGAGCTTGGGCAGAAAGTGTTAACTATGATCCAGAGGAGATATTCGATAAG CTTTTCAACGACGACATTGTTTATCTTCTTCGCATGGAACATTTATGGCGCGAAAGACGTGCACCTGTTCCTATTAAGAAAGCAAATGCTGTGGCGGAAAGTATGTCTTCGTCATCGGCATCTGCGTCATCTGTCAATGATGTCAATAAG GTGTGGTCGGTCGCTGAATGCGCAGACGTGTTCTGCGACAGTGTAGCAGCTCTGAGCAAACGTAAGAACGGGCTAACAAGAGACTCAGTACTGCATTGGGATAAAGATGACGAAGATGCAATGCGTTTTGTGGCTTCTTGTGCAAATATTCGTGCAAGTATTTTCGGAATTCCACGTAAATCATTGTTTGAGATCAAAT CGATGGCCGGAAATATCATTCCTGCTATTGCGACCACAAATGCAATAGTAGCCGGCATGGTTGTTATCGAAGCAATGaagataatttttgaaaaacttgacAAGCTGAAAGTAGTGTTCATTAATCGCGCTCCGAATCCTAGGGGAAAG ATTTTGGTCGACCAGGTCCCTTTTCCACCTAATCCTCACTGCTTTGTATGTTCCGATAAACGGGAATGCTTTGTCAAATTGAATCCGGAAGAGATGACTGTGAAAGCTCTGCAAGACAAG GTACTGAAAGGTGCGCTCAACATGGTTGCTCCTGATGTCATGGAGGCAACTACCTCACGTATTGTTATTAGTAGCGAAGAAGGGGAGACTACTC ATCTCGAGGCGAAGACACTGTCAGAACTATCCATAGGGAACGGTTGCATGTTGATGTGTGATGATTTCCAGCAAAAACTAGAGCTTAAGTTAATTCTAAGCGAGTGCAAATCTATGAAAGGAGATGAATTTGAA GTACTACAAGACAGTGCAGAAGCGAAAGAAACTAAAGAGGAAGAGtcgagaaagagaaagagcaCAGCTCTTCCAGAAATGTCCGATGGCGAGGTTGCTGCGAAGCGTGTAAAGCTATAA
- a CDS encoding hypothetical protein (NECATOR_CHRII.G4729.T1), producing MASTLTIVFMAKIEAPIWEIRPLLYSRLIDDASIVCSSQAEMDNCFKCESQVLSIESGPSNESNVVYLEFSHVLIQQQSHTSCNVHEIIFNLHGTLVYPPRSSQRKLEVSASNAGYLGNNNWDQLFAGSPPSLYYWPKL from the exons ATGGCATCAACGCTCaccattgttttcatggctAAAATTGAGGCACCGATTTGGGAAATACGACCTCTGCTTTATAGCCGATTAATTGACGACGCTTCAATTGTCTGTTCATCTCAAGCAGAGATGGACAATTGTTTCAAG TGCGAATCTCAAGTGTTATCAATCGAAAGTGGACCATCGAATGAAAGTAATGTAGTATATCTGGAGTTTAGTCACGTTCTGATACAGCAACAAAGTCATACGTCTTGCAATGTGCATGAGATTATATTTAATCTACATGGAACACTTGTATACCCTCCCAG AAGCTCTCAAAGGAAACTGGAAGTGAGCGCTTCGAACGCTGGGTACCTTGGCAATAACAATTGGGATCAGTTATTCGCTGGGTCCCCGCCATCGCTTTACTACTGGCCAAAACTGTAA
- a CDS encoding hypothetical protein (NECATOR_CHRII.G4730.T1) — translation MTIRIIYCIPSVVLYALVLIALYKEVKGSKGHFNHLLMTQAVLNIAVFLNSFYAVQLANVTEVKDWWSVLYTRAPVIVTSICECLVFHFAYVQTYMTFFISLFRTTIIALPTKHKTIWSYAFPTSVVITLVTPFFSTYQFLIFRNWFENDYDFKYFILRTEAGLYVVMTQLLVFMCLLLVLMCSVNAISVVFLFLRPLNNQNRAERNMFILALLDFFIEAGFVALYVIIYTNSAGSPAAQSLIPYASDILTFSNAYLLLLLNKRIRKRVLELLRCSRSTTKQVLSNGNSPFVVSITPRKTL, via the exons ATGACAATAAGGATCATCTACTGCATCCCTTCTGTGGTTTTGTACGCCCTAGTGCTGATAGCGTTGTATAAAGAAGTTAAAGGATCGAAAGGACACTTCAACCACTTACTCATGACTCAAGCAGTTTTG aATATCGCTGTATTTTTGAATTCGTTCTATGCAGTCCAACTTGCCAATGTGACAGAAGTAAAAGATTGGTGGAGCGTTTTATACACAAGGGCGCCTGTCATCGTAACTTCAATC TGTGAGTGCCTGGTGTTCCATTTTGCATATGTGCAAACCTACATGACTTTTTTTATATCGCTCTTCCGAACGACAATTATTGCGCTTCCTACAAAACACAAAACG aTATGGAGCTACGCGTTCCCTACCTCTGTAGTCATCACTCTTGtcactccatttttttcaacatatcAATTTCTAATCTTTAGAAATTGGTTTGAAAACGACTACGATTTCAAGTACTTTATCTTAAGAACAGAAGCG GGCCTGTACGTTGTCATGACACAGCTTTTAGTCTTCATGTGTTTATTATTGGTCCTAATGTGCAGTGTTAATGCCATCTCAGtagtgtttcttttccttcgtcCTCTTAACAATCAAAATAGAGCTGAGCGAAATATGTTCATCTTAGCACTTCTGGATTTCTTCATCGAGGCCGGTTTCGTCGCATTATAC gtTATTATTTACACTAATTCTGCCGGCAGTCCAGCAGCACAGTCTCTAATTCCTTATGCTTCCGATATTCTCACCTTTTCTAATGcatatcttcttcttcttctaaacaAACGGATTCGCAAACGTGTCCTGGAACTTCTACGATGCTCAC GATCTACTACGAAACAAGTGCTGAGTAATGGCAATTCACCTTTTGTGGTTAGCATTACTCCACGGAAAACATTGTAA
- a CDS encoding hypothetical protein (NECATOR_CHRII.G4730.T2), with the protein MTIRIIYCIPSVVLYALVLIALYKEVKGSKGHFNHLLMTQAVLNIAVFLNSFYAVQLANVTEVKDWWSVLYTRAPVIVTSICECLVFHFAYVQTYMTFFISLFRTTIIALPTKHKTIWSYAFPTSVVITLVTPFFSTYQFLIFRNWFENDYDFKYFILRTEAGLYVVMTQLLVFMCLLLVLMCSVNAISVVFLFLRPLNNQNRAERNMFILALLDFFIEAGFVALYVIIYTNSAGSPAAQSLIPYASDILTFSNAYLLLLLNKRIRKRVLELLRCSRCAIIFCPQKTSSTFSQIYYETSAE; encoded by the exons ATGACAATAAGGATCATCTACTGCATCCCTTCTGTGGTTTTGTACGCCCTAGTGCTGATAGCGTTGTATAAAGAAGTTAAAGGATCGAAAGGACACTTCAACCACTTACTCATGACTCAAGCAGTTTTG aATATCGCTGTATTTTTGAATTCGTTCTATGCAGTCCAACTTGCCAATGTGACAGAAGTAAAAGATTGGTGGAGCGTTTTATACACAAGGGCGCCTGTCATCGTAACTTCAATC TGTGAGTGCCTGGTGTTCCATTTTGCATATGTGCAAACCTACATGACTTTTTTTATATCGCTCTTCCGAACGACAATTATTGCGCTTCCTACAAAACACAAAACG aTATGGAGCTACGCGTTCCCTACCTCTGTAGTCATCACTCTTGtcactccatttttttcaacatatcAATTTCTAATCTTTAGAAATTGGTTTGAAAACGACTACGATTTCAAGTACTTTATCTTAAGAACAGAAGCG GGCCTGTACGTTGTCATGACACAGCTTTTAGTCTTCATGTGTTTATTATTGGTCCTAATGTGCAGTGTTAATGCCATCTCAGtagtgtttcttttccttcgtcCTCTTAACAATCAAAATAGAGCTGAGCGAAATATGTTCATCTTAGCACTTCTGGATTTCTTCATCGAGGCCGGTTTCGTCGCATTATAC gtTATTATTTACACTAATTCTGCCGGCAGTCCAGCAGCACAGTCTCTAATTCCTTATGCTTCCGATATTCTCACCTTTTCTAATGcatatcttcttcttcttctaaacaAACGGATTCGCAAACGTGTCCTGGAACTTCTACGATGCTCAC GATGTGCCATCATTTTTTGCCCCCAAAAAACGAGCTCAACATTTTCTCA GATCTACTACGAAACAAGTGCTGAGTAA